Within Primulina tabacum isolate GXHZ01 chromosome 5, ASM2559414v2, whole genome shotgun sequence, the genomic segment ATTCGAGACTTTGGCCATTTGACTCCAAGGGGAAATACTCGGTTAGAGATGGATATAAAGTAGAGATTGGATCCTATGAATCTCCAAGCCACTATTCGTTGGTTCAATCTAAACAGTGGTGGAGCTACATTTGGAGTTTACTATTCTCCCTAAAGTCAGAATTTTTTGGCGATGAGTTCTACAAAAAATTATCCCAACAACAAGAAATAAGCTCTCACCATGTTCCAGAGGTTGACGCTTGCCCACTATGTAGCTCTGACAATGATTCAACCGAGCATGTGCTGTTTTGGTGTTCAGGGATCAGGAACTGTTGGAACGCGACACTGTATTGACAGATTCT encodes:
- the LOC142544228 gene encoding uncharacterized protein LOC142544228; translated protein: MVAPLDSNPSYIWRSLMWSRQLLKKRISWRTGKGESVRIYLDHWIPGFRSQIQAPRGQGNFVTVSELMVNGAWNKPLVQTIFAPHIAQEILAIPLPTIPPKDSRLWPFDSKGKYSVRDGYKVEIGSYESPSHYSLVQSKQWWSYIWSLLFSLKSEFFGDEFYKKLSQQQEISSHHVPEVDACPLCSSDNDSTEHVLFWCSGIRNCWNATLY